A window of Hippoglossus stenolepis isolate QCI-W04-F060 chromosome 16, HSTE1.2, whole genome shotgun sequence contains these coding sequences:
- the LOC118122913 gene encoding cell death-inducing p53-target protein 1 yields MSSDPPPPYPGGPSAPFEEKNGQPVRTAPQGQPLPPDYGPPPYEASQPGYLPPHVPGEGPMPMPIPMPLPPQGGPYPLPPGHFGHPMPGHMGPGPSHFVHQMGGHTATVLAPPGAATTVTVLQGEMFQTSPVQTVCPHCQQAIVTRISHDVGLMNTLFCLFCFFVGCDLGCCLIPCLIDDLKDVTHTCPYCKGYIYTYKRIC; encoded by the exons AGTGCCCCATTCGAGGAGAAGAATGGACAACCTG tAAGAACTGCTCCGCAGGGACAGCCCTTGCCTCCAGACTATGGTCCTCCACCCTACGAGGCCTCACAGCCAGGCTACCTTCCCCCACATGTTCCAGGAGAAGGACCCATGCCAATGCCAATCCCGATGCCGCTGCCACCACAag GTGGTCCCTACCCGCTGCCCCCCGGTCATTTTGGTCACCCGATGCCAGGACACATGGGCCCCGGCCCCAGTCACTTTGTCCACCAGATGGGGGGCCACACAGCGACCGTCCTGGCTCCTCCGGGGGCAGCCACCACTGTGACTGTGCTGCAGGGGGAAATGTTCCAGACCTCGCCAGTGCAGACCGTGTGTCCGCACTGTCAGCAGGCGATCGTCACCCGCATCTCCCACGATGTCGGCCTCATGAACACACTCTTCTGcctcttctgcttctttgtAGG GTGTGATCTCGGCTGCTGCTTGATTCCCTGTCTGATTGACGACCTCAAGGATGTGACACACACCTGCCCTTACTGTAAGGGCTACATTTACACATACAAGCGTATATGCTAA
- the polr3k gene encoding DNA-directed RNA polymerase III subunit RPC10 yields the protein MLLFCPTCGNVLIVEEGQKCMRFACNTCPYVHNITRKVNYRKFPKLKEVDDVLGGAKAWENVDSTPETCPKCGHLRAYFMQIQTRSADEPMTTFYKCCNIQCGHLWRD from the exons ATGCTCCTGTTCTGTCCAACCTGTGGGAACGTGTTGATCGTGGAGGAAGGACAGAAATGCATGAGGTTCGCCTGTAACACTTGTCCCTACGTGCACAACATCACGAGAAAG GTGAATTACAGGAAGTTTCCCAAGTTGAAGGAGGTGGATGATGTCCTCGGTGGAGCTAAAGCCTGGGAAAATGTCGACTCAACTCCTG aaaCTTGTCCCAAGTGTGGTCATCTTCGGGCGTATTTCATGCAGATTCAGACCAGATCAGCAGATGAACCCATGACAACTTTCTACAAGTGCTGCAATATCCAGTGTGGACATCTATGGAGAGACTGA
- the snrnp25 gene encoding U11/U12 small nuclear ribonucleoprotein 25 kDa protein, with protein sequence MEEQDAAAGAQCAEEKEKEKEEVEVEEMAEADVSAPEEEEEDEESLPHPEILDIFEEGLAQLVQDPLLCDLPIQVTLEEINSQIALEYGQAMTVRVLKADGEVMPIVVVQNATVLDLKNAIRRFMELKQQREGGVKHVSWRYVWRTFHLVFQGEKLDDDKMRLKDYGIRNRDEVTFMKRLRKK encoded by the exons atggaggagcaggacgCTGCGGCAGGAGCACAGTGtgcggaggagaaggagaaggagaaggaggaggtggaggtggaggagatggcTGAGGCAGATGTGTCCGCtccagaagaggaggaggaagacgaggagtcTCTTCCTCACCCAGAGATCCTGGATATTTTCGAGGAAGGACTCGCTCAACTCGTGCAGGATCCTTTACTGTGTGACCTGCCGATCCAG gtgACTCTGGAGGAGATCAATTCTCAAATAGCTTTGGAGTACGGCCAGGCGATGACCGTGAGGGTTTTAAAGGCAGATGGTGAAGTAATGC CCATCGTGGTGGTGCAAAATGCTACAGTCCTTGATCTGAAGAATGCCATACGCAGATTCATGGAGTTGAAACAACAACGTGAAGGTGGAGTGAAACATGTCAGCtg GAGATACGTCTGGAGAACATTCCATTTAGTGTTTCAGGGGGAGAAGCTTGACGATGACAAGATGAGGCTGAAAGA CTACGGGATCAGGAACAGAGATGAAGTGACGTTCATGAAGAGGCTGAGGAAGAAATGA
- the LOC118122912 gene encoding uncharacterized protein LOC118122912: MTSSENEPRSISTEQNCLSLESQQLLERKKQLCVIQELRNHVEFGKTESKEVASTQQEIDSIDDKLRQLSEGKAELQNGHDTILSANHKNNYVKKVSFNTTSQKTAPLESNSTTDIFYIMAPPSTPAPKVILETEDLPAYPCRTQCPECRQFIMTETFKSVSSMTWMVCLMTAMIGCVAGCCFIPFCLDTFKSTTHKCPKCRSSIRTIKKF, encoded by the exons ATGACTTCTTCAGAGAACGAGCCGAGGAGCATATCGACAGAACAGAACTGTCTCTCACTCGAAAGCCAACAACTtctggagaggaaaaaacagctgTGTGTAATTCAGGAGCTACGGAATCATGTAGAGTTTGGAAAAACAG AAAGTAAGGAAGTGGCCTCAACTCAACAGGAGATTGACAGCATTGATGACAAACTGAGGCAACTGAGTGAGGGGAAGGCTGAGCTCCAAAACGGCCACGACACCATCCTCAGTGCCAACCATAAGAACAACTACGTGAAGA AGGTATCATTCAACACAACAAGTCAGAAGACGGCGCCCCTCGAATCTAATTCTACCACAGATATTTTCTATATCATGGCTCCACCTTCGACCCCTG CCCCTAAAGTGATTCTGGAAACAGAAGACCTTCCAGCGTATCCGTGCAGGACTCAGTGCCCCGAGTGTCGTCAGTTCATCATGACAGAGACTTTCAAATCCGTTAGCAGTATGACCTGGATGGTGTGTTTAATGACAGCTATGATCGG gTGTGTGGCGGGTTGTTGCTTCATTCCCTTCTGCCTGGATACATTCAAATCGACCACACACAAGTGTCCCAAGTGTCGCTCTTCAATCAGAACTATTAAAAAGTTCTGA
- the mrtfbb gene encoding myocardin-related transcription factor B isoform X2, which translates to MGLQTWPPSKPTLSSMACLDVETPSICRVLQLCLQQRRTREQLVDQGIMPPLKTPAAFHEQIRSLERAKTGNFLKHKLCSRPQRSELVRMHILQESQAEASLQATQMKLKRARLTDDLNEKIAQRPGPMELVEKNILPVDPASEEVNNGEESNHSKAADVYSFDEDSSEALSPEQPSSQETPVSTSTSVRESAGTEAASSSSQLNSAVQHSPPSNSQPPSDLLKLVSTNETQSNSQASAPQPITAVVSSITPGPVLVKQSLPKLPGDKSRSKKSKEPKPWVKKLKYHQYIPPDQKQELNDIPMDSAYACLLQQQQQFLQLQILNQQQQQYNYPAVLPATVKSATEVQTSCSTVLSGNAAAAPIQHRHAQMNRKLDHLPANLDEMKVAGLKMELKRRSLPVSGTKTDLIERLKLYRETSTVQTAAAVETTAATTSENIKLTPPVSPVASKVSSLGIEDSSVAESPANLSDSRSPAYTAPCRSSPQRAPKEELPTETGSSGKDSERDKRLHEKERQIEELMRKLEQEQRLVEELKLQLEVEKRSQQGDSPPQLSPLAPIQVKEEKRSPLNCSAPCRSPGLPLLVKQEEAMDQSHSAPPNQFLISHQTIKQPEAPHSVQAGAQILLPASPPASALTNQLPANCIKLHTTVSSTTPGLIQTSGQVPQKIEASADLQQQCSTHTPPLTKTWRIDTAAQSSLSTFPVSGHPTGAAVNQPIASGPVNKSPSHSQPPLMLHQPTFKTHVSKCKDPPRYEDAVKQTRSMLIAVQGPTAASQQMDDLFDVLIESGEISPFIKQDPPSLDKPLPVTASVTTLPVNMVLSRPPAMVQVAQPPAPPLKPSTGLSVLISDTQLDTLLDCTLSADTEPQTLKLMEELHSPITMEVDFNVNAPPSAFTLHNANMDNMDNMDWLDLTLSAPAEGVNPLDMSTSVGVFSSDFLESHELC; encoded by the exons ATGGGACTCCAGACCTGGCCGCCAAGCAAACCAACACTGTCCTCCATGGCCTGCCTTGATGTGGAGACCCCCTCCATCTGCAGGG TCCTCCAgctctgtctgcagcagaggaggactCGGGAGCAGCTTGTGGATCAAGGCATCATGCCAC CTCTGAAAACACCTGCAGCCTTTCATGAGCAGATTCGCAGCCTGGAGAGAGCCAAG ACAGGGAACTTCCTGAAGCACAAACTCTGCAGCAGACCTCAGCGATCTGAGCTGGTCCGTATGCACATCCTGCAAG AGTCGCAGGCTGAGGCCTCCCTGCAGGCCACACAGATGAAGCTGAAGAGGGCCAGACTGACTGATGATCTCAATGAGAAGATCGCCCAGCGGCCTGGACCcatggagctggtggagaagaaCATCCTGCCTGTGGACCCTGCTTCTGAAGAGGTCAACAATG GTGAAGAGTCAAACCACTCTAAAGCAGCAGATGTTTACAGCTTTGATGAGGACAGCAGCGAGGCCTTATCACCAGAGCAGCCTTCCAGCCAGGAAACTCCCGTCTCCACCTCGACCTCTGTGAGGGAGTCTGCAGGGACTGAGGCcgcttcatcctcctctcagtTAAACTCTGCCGTGCAG CATTCCCCACCATCTAACTCACAGCCCCCATCAGATTTACTTAAACTCGTCTCTACCAATGAGACGCAAAGCAACTCACAAGCATCTGCACCTCAGCCAATCACCGCTGTTGTGTCCAGTATCACGCCAGGGCCAGTTCTTGTAAAg CAGAGCCTGCCCAAGCTGCCTGGCGATAAAAGCCGTAGCAAAAAGAGCAAAGAGCCCAAACCGTGGGTGAAAAAGCTGAAGTACCATCAGTACATACCCCCGGACCAGAAGCAGGAGCTCAATGACATACCGATGGACTCTGCCTACGcctgcctcctgcagcagcagcagcagttcctGCAGCTCCAGATCTTAAaccagcaacagcagcagtacAACTACCCGGCCGTCCTGCCTGCCACAGTAAA ATCAGCAACTGAGGTACAAACCAGCTGTTCCACTGTTCTGAGTGGAAACGCTGCAGCTGCACCCATACAGCACCGCCACGCTCAGATGAACCGCAAGCTGGATCACTTACCGGCTAATCTGGATGAGATGAAG GTTGCTGGGCTGAAAATGGAACTAAAACGCAGATCGCTCCCTGTTTCTGGGACTAAGACAGACCTGATAGAGAGGCTGAAGTTATATCGGGAGACCTCTACCGTCCAGAccgctgctgctgtggaaacaACAGCTGCCACAACGTCAGAAAACATCAAGTTAACCCCACCTGTGTCCCCTGTAGCCTCCAAGGTGTCCAGTCTGGGTATAGAGGACAGTAGTGTGGCAGAGAGTCCAGCAAATCTTTCAGATTCTCGGTCTCCAGCCTACACTGCTCCCTGCAGGAGCTCCCCGCAGAGAGCTCCAAAAGAGGAGTTACCCACAGAGACAGGGTCCTCTGGGAAGGACTCTGAAAGGGACAAACGTCTTCATGAGAAGGAGCGTCAGATTGAGGAGCTGATGAGGaagctggagcaggagcagaggctGGTGGAggaactgaagctgcagctggaggtggagaagaggagtCAGCAGGGAGATTCTCCACCTCAGCTCAGCCCTCTCGCTCCCATCCAGgtcaaagaggagaaaaggtcCCCCTTAAACTGCTCCGCTCCCTGTCGCTCCCCTGGTCTGCCACTGTTGGTCAAACAGGAGGAGGCTATGGACCAGAGCCACTCAGCTCCTCCTAATCAATTCCTCATCAGCCATCAGACCATCAAGCAGCCCGAAGCGCCGCACTCCGTCCAGGCCGGAGCGCAGATTCTGCTGCCTGCGTCCCCTCCTGCCTCAGCACTCACTAACCAGCTCCCAGCCAactgcatcaaattacacactACTGTAAGCAGCACAACCCCAGGCCTCATCCAGACCTCTGGACAGGTGCCACAGAAAATAGAGGCCTCAGCAGATTTACAACAGCAATGCAGCACTCACACTCCGCCACTGACAAAG ACATGGAGGATTGACACGGCAGCACAAAGTTCACTCAGCACATTCCCAGTGAGTGGTCATCCTACAGGAGCCGCCGTTAACCAGCCCATCGCTAGTGGACCAGTGAATAAG TCTCCCAGTCACAGTCAACCACCGCTGATGTTGCATCAGCCGACATTCAAAACCCATGTGTCAAAGTGTAAAGACCCACCGCGCTATGAGGATGCAGTGAAACAGACACGCAGCATGCTAATCGCTGTTCAg GGTcccactgcagccagccagcagatGGATGATCTATTTGATGTGTTAATTGAGAGCGGTG AAATCTCCCCCTTCATCAAACAGGATCCTCCCAGCCTGGACAAGCCTCTCCCTGTGACAGCCAGCGTAACCACCCTACCTGTCAACATGGTTTTATCCCGCCCTCCCGCCATGGTCCAAGTGGCACAGCCGCCCGCGCCGCCCCTCAAACCTTCGACCGGCTTGTCAGTGCTGATCTCTGACACCCAGCTGGACACCCTCCTGGACTGCACACTGTCCGCCGACACTGAGCCACAAACACTGAAGCTGATGGAGGAGTTGCATTCGCCCATCACCATGGAGGTGGACTTTAACGTAAACGCACCGCCCTCTGCTTTTACCTTGCACAATGCCAACATGGACAACATGGACAATATGGACTGGCTGGACCTGACCCTGTCAGCGCCAGCAGAGGGCGTCAACCCCTTGGACATGTCGACATCGGTGGGCGTCTTCTCCTCTGACTTCCTGGAGTCTCATGAACTGTGTTGA
- the mrtfbb gene encoding myocardin-related transcription factor B isoform X1, whose amino-acid sequence MGLQTWPPSKPTLSSMACLDVETPSICRGNFKSVLQLCLQQRRTREQLVDQGIMPPLKTPAAFHEQIRSLERAKTGNFLKHKLCSRPQRSELVRMHILQESQAEASLQATQMKLKRARLTDDLNEKIAQRPGPMELVEKNILPVDPASEEVNNGEESNHSKAADVYSFDEDSSEALSPEQPSSQETPVSTSTSVRESAGTEAASSSSQLNSAVQHSPPSNSQPPSDLLKLVSTNETQSNSQASAPQPITAVVSSITPGPVLVKQSLPKLPGDKSRSKKSKEPKPWVKKLKYHQYIPPDQKQELNDIPMDSAYACLLQQQQQFLQLQILNQQQQQYNYPAVLPATVKSATEVQTSCSTVLSGNAAAAPIQHRHAQMNRKLDHLPANLDEMKVAGLKMELKRRSLPVSGTKTDLIERLKLYRETSTVQTAAAVETTAATTSENIKLTPPVSPVASKVSSLGIEDSSVAESPANLSDSRSPAYTAPCRSSPQRAPKEELPTETGSSGKDSERDKRLHEKERQIEELMRKLEQEQRLVEELKLQLEVEKRSQQGDSPPQLSPLAPIQVKEEKRSPLNCSAPCRSPGLPLLVKQEEAMDQSHSAPPNQFLISHQTIKQPEAPHSVQAGAQILLPASPPASALTNQLPANCIKLHTTVSSTTPGLIQTSGQVPQKIEASADLQQQCSTHTPPLTKTWRIDTAAQSSLSTFPVSGHPTGAAVNQPIASGPVNKSPSHSQPPLMLHQPTFKTHVSKCKDPPRYEDAVKQTRSMLIAVQGPTAASQQMDDLFDVLIESGEISPFIKQDPPSLDKPLPVTASVTTLPVNMVLSRPPAMVQVAQPPAPPLKPSTGLSVLISDTQLDTLLDCTLSADTEPQTLKLMEELHSPITMEVDFNVNAPPSAFTLHNANMDNMDNMDWLDLTLSAPAEGVNPLDMSTSVGVFSSDFLESHELC is encoded by the exons ATGGGACTCCAGACCTGGCCGCCAAGCAAACCAACACTGTCCTCCATGGCCTGCCTTGATGTGGAGACCCCCTCCATCTGCAGGGGTAATTTCAAATCAG TCCTCCAgctctgtctgcagcagaggaggactCGGGAGCAGCTTGTGGATCAAGGCATCATGCCAC CTCTGAAAACACCTGCAGCCTTTCATGAGCAGATTCGCAGCCTGGAGAGAGCCAAG ACAGGGAACTTCCTGAAGCACAAACTCTGCAGCAGACCTCAGCGATCTGAGCTGGTCCGTATGCACATCCTGCAAG AGTCGCAGGCTGAGGCCTCCCTGCAGGCCACACAGATGAAGCTGAAGAGGGCCAGACTGACTGATGATCTCAATGAGAAGATCGCCCAGCGGCCTGGACCcatggagctggtggagaagaaCATCCTGCCTGTGGACCCTGCTTCTGAAGAGGTCAACAATG GTGAAGAGTCAAACCACTCTAAAGCAGCAGATGTTTACAGCTTTGATGAGGACAGCAGCGAGGCCTTATCACCAGAGCAGCCTTCCAGCCAGGAAACTCCCGTCTCCACCTCGACCTCTGTGAGGGAGTCTGCAGGGACTGAGGCcgcttcatcctcctctcagtTAAACTCTGCCGTGCAG CATTCCCCACCATCTAACTCACAGCCCCCATCAGATTTACTTAAACTCGTCTCTACCAATGAGACGCAAAGCAACTCACAAGCATCTGCACCTCAGCCAATCACCGCTGTTGTGTCCAGTATCACGCCAGGGCCAGTTCTTGTAAAg CAGAGCCTGCCCAAGCTGCCTGGCGATAAAAGCCGTAGCAAAAAGAGCAAAGAGCCCAAACCGTGGGTGAAAAAGCTGAAGTACCATCAGTACATACCCCCGGACCAGAAGCAGGAGCTCAATGACATACCGATGGACTCTGCCTACGcctgcctcctgcagcagcagcagcagttcctGCAGCTCCAGATCTTAAaccagcaacagcagcagtacAACTACCCGGCCGTCCTGCCTGCCACAGTAAA ATCAGCAACTGAGGTACAAACCAGCTGTTCCACTGTTCTGAGTGGAAACGCTGCAGCTGCACCCATACAGCACCGCCACGCTCAGATGAACCGCAAGCTGGATCACTTACCGGCTAATCTGGATGAGATGAAG GTTGCTGGGCTGAAAATGGAACTAAAACGCAGATCGCTCCCTGTTTCTGGGACTAAGACAGACCTGATAGAGAGGCTGAAGTTATATCGGGAGACCTCTACCGTCCAGAccgctgctgctgtggaaacaACAGCTGCCACAACGTCAGAAAACATCAAGTTAACCCCACCTGTGTCCCCTGTAGCCTCCAAGGTGTCCAGTCTGGGTATAGAGGACAGTAGTGTGGCAGAGAGTCCAGCAAATCTTTCAGATTCTCGGTCTCCAGCCTACACTGCTCCCTGCAGGAGCTCCCCGCAGAGAGCTCCAAAAGAGGAGTTACCCACAGAGACAGGGTCCTCTGGGAAGGACTCTGAAAGGGACAAACGTCTTCATGAGAAGGAGCGTCAGATTGAGGAGCTGATGAGGaagctggagcaggagcagaggctGGTGGAggaactgaagctgcagctggaggtggagaagaggagtCAGCAGGGAGATTCTCCACCTCAGCTCAGCCCTCTCGCTCCCATCCAGgtcaaagaggagaaaaggtcCCCCTTAAACTGCTCCGCTCCCTGTCGCTCCCCTGGTCTGCCACTGTTGGTCAAACAGGAGGAGGCTATGGACCAGAGCCACTCAGCTCCTCCTAATCAATTCCTCATCAGCCATCAGACCATCAAGCAGCCCGAAGCGCCGCACTCCGTCCAGGCCGGAGCGCAGATTCTGCTGCCTGCGTCCCCTCCTGCCTCAGCACTCACTAACCAGCTCCCAGCCAactgcatcaaattacacactACTGTAAGCAGCACAACCCCAGGCCTCATCCAGACCTCTGGACAGGTGCCACAGAAAATAGAGGCCTCAGCAGATTTACAACAGCAATGCAGCACTCACACTCCGCCACTGACAAAG ACATGGAGGATTGACACGGCAGCACAAAGTTCACTCAGCACATTCCCAGTGAGTGGTCATCCTACAGGAGCCGCCGTTAACCAGCCCATCGCTAGTGGACCAGTGAATAAG TCTCCCAGTCACAGTCAACCACCGCTGATGTTGCATCAGCCGACATTCAAAACCCATGTGTCAAAGTGTAAAGACCCACCGCGCTATGAGGATGCAGTGAAACAGACACGCAGCATGCTAATCGCTGTTCAg GGTcccactgcagccagccagcagatGGATGATCTATTTGATGTGTTAATTGAGAGCGGTG AAATCTCCCCCTTCATCAAACAGGATCCTCCCAGCCTGGACAAGCCTCTCCCTGTGACAGCCAGCGTAACCACCCTACCTGTCAACATGGTTTTATCCCGCCCTCCCGCCATGGTCCAAGTGGCACAGCCGCCCGCGCCGCCCCTCAAACCTTCGACCGGCTTGTCAGTGCTGATCTCTGACACCCAGCTGGACACCCTCCTGGACTGCACACTGTCCGCCGACACTGAGCCACAAACACTGAAGCTGATGGAGGAGTTGCATTCGCCCATCACCATGGAGGTGGACTTTAACGTAAACGCACCGCCCTCTGCTTTTACCTTGCACAATGCCAACATGGACAACATGGACAATATGGACTGGCTGGACCTGACCCTGTCAGCGCCAGCAGAGGGCGTCAACCCCTTGGACATGTCGACATCGGTGGGCGTCTTCTCCTCTGACTTCCTGGAGTCTCATGAACTGTGTTGA